In Turicibacter sanguinis, a genomic segment contains:
- the proS gene encoding proline--tRNA ligase has protein sequence MKQSMMFIPTLREVPSDAEIRSHQFLLRAGFIKQVAAGVYTYLPLAKRVLNNVEGIVRDELDAIGGNELLMPALQPKELWDESGRWDVYGSELMRLTDRNNREFALGPTHEEVITHVVRDFLNSYKKLPLTVYQIQTKFRDEARPRFGLMRGREFIMKDAYSFHATQESLDEAYNNFVKAYTNIFTRCGLNFRMVEADSGQIGGSQSAEFMALAEVGEDTIVYSTTGSFAANIEVADLEVGAPSPDGVGVVAHAKGIEVGHVFKLGTKYSEPMNAVFLDENQKKQPIIMGCYGIGVSRVMMAVIEQNNDENGMIWPKGIAPFDIHVVPVDVKKADQLEAAENIYAELKAAGFEVLLDDRKERAGVKFSDADLIGLPIRITVGRGIADGIVEVKVRQTGEVAEVAVADLMTFVKEKYETLA, from the coding sequence CGTGAAGTTCCTAGTGATGCAGAAATTCGTTCTCATCAATTTTTACTTCGCGCTGGATTTATTAAACAAGTAGCAGCGGGAGTATATACTTATTTACCACTTGCAAAGCGTGTTTTAAATAATGTTGAAGGAATCGTTCGTGACGAATTAGATGCCATTGGCGGAAATGAATTATTAATGCCAGCGTTACAACCAAAAGAATTATGGGATGAATCAGGACGCTGGGATGTCTATGGTTCAGAGTTAATGCGATTAACAGATCGTAATAATCGTGAATTTGCATTAGGTCCAACACATGAAGAAGTTATTACTCATGTAGTTCGAGATTTCTTAAATTCATATAAAAAATTACCATTAACAGTTTATCAAATTCAAACGAAGTTTCGTGATGAAGCACGTCCTCGTTTTGGATTAATGCGTGGTCGCGAGTTTATTATGAAGGATGCCTACTCTTTCCATGCCACACAAGAATCTCTAGATGAAGCTTATAACAACTTTGTTAAAGCTTATACAAATATTTTTACTCGTTGTGGATTAAACTTCCGTATGGTAGAAGCTGATAGTGGACAAATTGGCGGATCTCAATCTGCTGAGTTCATGGCATTAGCTGAAGTTGGTGAAGATACTATTGTTTATTCAACAACAGGTTCGTTTGCAGCTAATATTGAAGTTGCTGATTTAGAGGTGGGAGCTCCATCTCCTGATGGTGTAGGCGTTGTGGCACATGCTAAAGGAATTGAAGTTGGACATGTGTTCAAATTAGGAACAAAATACTCAGAACCAATGAATGCGGTATTCTTAGATGAAAATCAAAAGAAACAACCAATTATCATGGGATGCTATGGAATTGGAGTTAGCCGTGTGATGATGGCGGTTATTGAACAAAACAATGATGAAAATGGAATGATCTGGCCAAAAGGAATTGCTCCATTTGATATTCATGTTGTTCCAGTTGATGTGAAAAAAGCGGATCAATTAGAAGCAGCAGAAAATATCTATGCTGAATTAAAAGCAGCTGGATTTGAGGTTTTATTAGACGATCGTAAAGAGCGTGCAGGGGTTAAATTCTCCGATGCTGATTTAATTGGGTTACCAATTCGTATTACGGTTGGCCGTGGAATCGCTGATGGAATTGTTGAAGTTAAAGTCCGTCAAACAGGTGAAGTTGCTGAAGTAGCAGTGGCTGACTTAATGACATTCGTTAAAGAAAAATATGAAACATTAGCTTAG